In one window of Musa acuminata AAA Group cultivar baxijiao chromosome BXJ3-2, Cavendish_Baxijiao_AAA, whole genome shotgun sequence DNA:
- the LOC103976000 gene encoding uncharacterized protein LOC103976000, translating into MAPPLEPTGDERQLLQAEEGEVVAGEEENKDAEWCYQWPVFRFDRAPRRLYHFRQQFRAGESPSGNFLKGVKWSPDGSCFLTSSDDNTLRLFYLPEDAFTDRAECTGAEIDGPDSYVSSLTVGEAETVYDYCWFPYMSASDPATCVFASTTRDHPIHLWDANSGQLRCTYRAYDAMDEITAALSVSFNTSGSKLFAGYNKFLRVFDVHRPGREFQQHSLIKGNDGPSGIVSSIAFSPTHIGMVAIGSYSQTTAIYSEDNMELLYVLHGQLGGVTQVLFSKDGNYLYTGGRKDPYILCWDIRNTIGIVYQLYRSSEHTNQRISFDIEPCGRHLGTGGEDGLVHIYDLQTGDWAASFQAASDTVNGFSFHPSLPLAASSSGNRRFDLLDNVEEKLSLSGDQNCASVWSFSGSLELGHDAAITDEALDSGDVSQENGRGKHPVGSLD; encoded by the exons ATGGCTCCACCATTAGAGCCCACGGGAGACGAGCGGCAGCTGCTGCAGGCGGAGGAAGGAGAAGTAGTGGCTGGAGAGGAAGAGAACAAAGACGCGGAGTGGTGCTACCAGTGGCCGGTCTTCAGATTCGACCGAGCCCCGCGCAGGCTCTACCACTTCCGCCAGCAGTTCCGGGCGGGAGAAAGCCCTAGCGGCAACTTCTTGAAAGGGGTGAAGTGGTCGCCCGACGGCTCCTGCTTCCTCACCAGCTCCGACGACAACACCCTCCGCCTTTTTTACTT ACCGGAGGATGCGTTCACCGATCGTGCGGAGTGTACTGGTGCTGAGATTGATGGACCGG ATTCATACGTTTCTAGTCTCACTGTGGGCGAGGCTGAGACCGTCTATGACTACTGTTGGTTCCCTTACATGTCTGCATCAG ATCCTGCAACCTGTGTATTTGCAAGTACAACACGCGACCATCCGATCCATCTGTGGGATGCCAATTCTGGTCAG CTACGTTGCACCTATAGAGCGTACGATGCCATGGATGAGATAACAGCTGCCCTTTCTGTTTCTTTCAACACATCCGGATCCAA GCTTTTCGCTggatataataaatttttaagaGTTTTTGATGTACATCGCCCTGGACgtgagttccagcagcattctctGATTAAAGGAAATGATGGTCCTTCAG GTATTGTATCTTCTATAGCCTTTTCTCCTACTCACATTGGGATGGTTGCTATTGGCTCTTATAGCCAGACAACTGCAATTTACTCGGAAGATAATATGGAGTTGTTGTATGTTTTACATGGCCAATTAGGGGGTGTTACACAG GTATTGTTCTCAAAAGATGGAAATTATCTTTATACAGGAGGGCGGAAG GATCCTTATATATTGTGCTGGGATATACGCAATACCATTGGGATAGTTTACCA ACTATACAGATCATCAGAACATACAAACCAGAGAATATCATTTGATATTGAACCTTGTGGCAGGCACCTTGGTACTGGGGGAGAG GATGGTCTAGTTCACATTTATGATCTTCAAACTGGGGACTGGGCCGCAAGCTTTCAAGCTGCATCTG aTACTGTAAATGGTTTCTCATTTCATCCTTCTTTGCCATTGGCTGCATCATCATCTGGGAACCGAAGATTTGATTTGCTAGACAATGTTGAGGAGAAATTAAGCTTGAGTG GTGACCAGAACTGTGCCTCAGTGTGGTCCTTCTCTGGTTCCCTGGAGTTGGGGCATGATGCAGCTATCACAGATGAAGCATTGGATTCTGGAGATGTATCCCAAG AGAATGGAAGGGGAAAACATCCAGTTGGTAGCTTGGATTGA
- the LOC135631407 gene encoding nuclear pore complex protein NUP1-like: MAAYEGGGGIGGKFPKRPFRRAPATPYERPPAAVRPARGHPAESRGNGWLSKLVDPASRIIAWSASRLFSSSVFQKRLGPPPAAASQATAKSMEEVSEEHCTKSLQEVQEQHLNVGNNINSCPNAGGAQHGTNSCVDGVLDLEQLLKQKTFTRIEFDRMTQLLRSRTVEPSTPEVAVNSGNKEMANVLYQANNKQQCAIEPTRIQPASSYYKNDKEVVSEQEKRGIIGLNGNDATPVNLIVPKEEAALPTEIAKAYMSSRPFKVSPANLSGQNKLFREDKALPSGTPYGNKISDRPMALRSAVCISGPPETKPSSYISPKLNGRSAIYKMSRSPYFKPHLMGDKLLMDGYGGPSSSSQSMSTNIIHPGGRQMLKRRSSVLDDDIGSVGPTRRTRQKSNLMSPLKSSYTSVGHFLPSSSTHVDRGSIIPRQKLYHLNEQKNNHAESQASENGGMPIVPVPLQSSEMARKILQQLDKLAPSPKEKSSKLKIDTNDSPHMLTQNMLGGQALKSMEEIDTSKFLNVQVNGSLEAASDSHQEGYAISHKKDETEENAYTKHAVKGVQVISTASILKKPNLVGTEAKPTVTTANVAVVPGAATIFTRKKPSFQMSAPEDLDMLDDDSYNIKNSSSPAIIVDNKSESISEVETTHVAKTNLEKSVESSSIGMHVSTAILDRDPHKINNCSGADKMDGFPFPAVPASNSFKLPSVCPMLVTSLEKSATQTEEVSASTSKIVLNTHSFGSPSTFADSSVSKFAVSNATTTDVLEGSNSGEVGKTMKGGDSFNACGSAASSGLSTLTSSGINVFGVSTTSKLNDEAASLTSTTSLVPDASVMASDSSCPSGFSTSISTMPSPSIAVSHAAPALSTISSFQFNTCGSLGASSPVISSTEKCGPANLIESDKSSTFSISSSATLGTSAATSVSVSMINSSSALPVSPLFSTASDFLAGATSSSFSTSSSGLFSFGASSQSSGANSLIFSNNPQNLTKSGDTAGSTFSTQLAVSGTGMSNPLPSSSGTFGSSTPVPIFGSSGTSSSGSASSSFGFSTATKPLCSSSSFSFSSVTGSSSNSGSISTFVPATNFGSSSSFPFSGATVSSLGAGNSNSLVSTPPFGSSSFSFSTGGTLSTKFGDNNSTVGGTGIALFSSSSQSSQSSVSGSTFGSTTSAPATGFPFASAPSGSSPFTFGASVPAFSFTSIGNTNSSTSSAQPVFGVPNQIASLNSPGNDQMNVEDSMADDPAQSSIPPAATFGQPNLLASSNFMFGAPAAPGGLSTFQFGSQQNSFIPQSQSPFQQSGNADFAGGSFSLGSSGGEKSGRRIVRVRRDKHRKK, translated from the exons ATGGCGGCGTACGAGGGCGGCGGCGGGATCGGGGGGAAGTTCCCGAAGCGCCCCTTCCGGCGGGCCCCCGCGACTCCGTACGAGCGGCCTCCTGCTGCCGTGCGGCCCGCTCGCGGCCACCCCGCGGAGTCTCGGGGAAACGGGTGGCTGTCCAAGCTCGTGGACCCCGCCTCCCGGATCATCGCCTGGAGCGCCTCccgcctcttctcctcctccgttTTCCAGAAGCGGCTAGGTCCTCCACCGGCTGCTGCGTCAC AAGCAACTGCTAAATCTATGGAAGAAGTCTCCGAAGAACATTGTACT AAATCATTGCAAGAAGTGCAAGAACAACATCTTAATGTTGGAAATAATATAAATAGTTGTCCTAATGCTGGTGGCGCTCAACATGGAACCAATTCTTGTGTTGATGGAGTTCTTGATCTTGAGCAACTACTGAAGCAGAAAACTTTTACGAGGA TTGAGTTTGATCGCATGACTCAATTGTTACGTTCAAGAACTGTAGAGCCAAGTACACCAGAAGTGGCTGTCAATTCTGGGAATAAAGAAATGGCAAATGTTCTATATCAAGCAAATAACAAGCAGCAGTGTGCTATTGAACCAACTCGTATACAACCGGCATCAAGTTATTATAAAAACGATAAGGAAGTTGTTTCAGAACAAGAAAAAAGGGGCATCATTGGGTTAAATGGAAATGATGCAACTCCAGTCAATTTGATT GTTCCCAAGGAAGAAGCTGCCTTACCAACAGAAATTGCTAAGGCATATATGAGTTCAAGGCCTTTTAAAGTATCTCCTGCAAATCTAAGTGGGCAAAATAAATTATTTCGTGAAGATAAAGCTTTGCCAAGTGGTACACCATATGGAAATAAAATTTCTGATCGTCCAATGGCATTGAGATCTGCAGTCTGCATTTCTGGACCTCCTGAAACTAAACCGAGCAGCTATATAAGTCCAAAACTAAATGGCAGATCAGCAATTTATAAGATGTCTCGTTCTCCATACTTCAAGCCCCATTTGATG GGTGACAAgttgttgatggatggctatggtggCCCCTCTTCATCAAGTCAATCAATGTCCACAAATATTATACATCCTGGTGGCAGACAG ATGCTAAAAAGGAGGAGCTCAGTTTTGGATGATGATATTGGATCCGTTGGTCCAACTCGTAGGACTCGACAAAAGTCTAATTTGATGTCTCCATTGAAAAGCTCATACACATCAGTGGGACATTTTCTGCCTTCTTCCTCAACTCATGTTGATCGAGGTTCTATAATTCCTAGGCAAAAGCTTTACCACCTGAATGAACAGAAGAACAATCATGCAGAGTCACAAGCTTCAGAAAATGGTGGGATGCCTATTGTTCCTGTTCCACTGCAGTCCAGTGAGATGGCTAGGAAAATATTACAGCAGCTTGATAAACTGGCCCCATCTCCAAAAGAGAAATCATCTAAACTGAAAATTGATACCAATGACTCGCCACATATGTTAACTCAGAACATGCTGGGTGGGCAGGCTCTCAAAAGCATGGAGGAAATTGATACATCTAAATTTTTGAATGTGCAAGTGAATGGCAGTTTGGAAGCTGCCAGTGATTCACACCAAGAAGGATATGCCATCTCTCATAAGAAAGACGAGACTGAAGAAAATGCCTACACAAAGCATGCTGTTAAAGGGGTTCAAGTTATATCTACAGCCTCTATTCTCAAGAAACCTAATTTAGTTGGCACAGAGGCCAAGCCTACTGTGACAACGGCTAATGTTGCTGTTGTTCCAGGTGCCGCTACTATTTTCACACGAAAGAAACCTTCCTTTCAGATGAGTGCTCCTGAG GATCTCGACATGTTGGATGATGACAGTTATAATATAAAGAATTCTTCTAGTCCAGCTATTATTGTTGATAATAAATCAGAGTCAATCTCGGAGGTCGAGACTACACATGTTGCAAAAACTAATTTGGAGAAATCTGTAGAATCTTCCTCTATTGGTATGCATGTGTCTACAGCGATATTGGACAGAGATCCCCATAAGATCAACAATTGTTCAGGTGCTGATAAAATGGATGGATTCCCTTTTCCTGCTGTACCTGCTTCCAATTCTTTCAAATTACCATCAGTTTGTCCTATGTTAGTCACATCACTTGAGAAATCAGCTACACAGACTGAGGAAGTTTCTGCTTCTACAAGTAAAATTGTCTTGAATACTCATTCATTTGGATCTCCTTCAACTTTTGCTGATTCTAGTGTCTCGAAATTTGCTGTGAG TAATGCTACCACAACAGATGTATTAGAAGGCTCAAATTCAGGCGAAGTTGGTAAAACCATGAAAGGTGGAGACTCGTTCAATGCATGTGGAAGTGCTGCATCCTCAGGCTTGTCAACTTTAACTAGCTCAGGCATAAACGTTTTTGGAGTTTCAACAACTTCTAAACTAAATGATGAAGCTGCTTCTTTGACCTCAACCACATCTTTGGTTCCTGATGCTTCAGTCATGGCATCGGATTCTTCGTGTCCATCAGGTTTCTCTACCAGCATCAGCACGATGCCTAGTCCTTCAATTGCTGTCTCACATGCTGCACCTGCTTTGTCGACGATCTCCTCATTCCAGTTCAATACTTGTGGTTCTCTTGGTGCTTCTAGTCCAGTTATTTCGTCAACAGAAAAATGTGGGCCAGCCAACTTGATTGAGTCTGATAAGTCGTCCACTTTCAGCATAAGCAGCTCCGCCACTCTGGGTACATCTGCTGCAACATCAGTATCTGTGAGCATGATCAATAGCTCATCTGCTCTGCCCGTATCACCGTTGTTTAGTACAGCCAGTGATTTTTTGGCTGGGGCGACGTCTTCGTCTTTCTCAACTTCATCGTCTGGACTCTTCAGTTTTGGTGCATCATCACAGTCTAGTGGTGCCAACTCATTGATTTTTAGTAACAATCCTCAAAACTTGACAAAATCTGGTGACACAGCTGGATCTACTTTTAGCACTCAGCTAGCAGTGTCTGGAACAGGGATGTCAAATCCGTTGCCAAGCTCATCTGGTACATTTGGTTCATCAACTCCGGTGCCAATATTTGGTTCAAGTGGCACTTCCTCATCAGGTTCTGCAAGCTCATCGTTTGGTTTCTCAACTGCTACCAAACCTCTTTGTTCAAGTTCTAGcttctctttttcctctgttACTGGATCATCTTCCAACTCCGGCAGCATTAGTACATTTGTGCCAGCAACAAATTTTGGTTCGAGTTCCAGCTTTCCTTTTTCCGGTGCTACTGTTTCCTCTCTAGGTGCTGGCAACAGCAACTCCCTTGTATCAACTCCACCTTTTGGTTCAAGCAGCTTTTCCTTTTCAACAGGCGGTACTTTGTCGACCAAGTTTGGTGACAACAATTCCACTGTAGGAGGTACAGGCATTGCCTTGTTCAGTTCCAGTTCCCAATCATCCCAGTCATCAGTGTCTGGCTCCACTTTTGGCTCGACAACTTCTGCCCCAGCTACAGGGTTTCCATTTGCATCAGCTCCTTCAGGAAGTTCACCTTTCACGTTTGGTGCGTCAGTGCCAGCATTTTCATTCACTTCAATTGGAAACACAAATTCATCAACTTCTTCTGCACAGCCTGTGTTTGGAGTGCCAAATCAGATAGCTAGTTTGAATTCACCTGGAAATGATCAGATGAATGTTGAGGATAGCATGGCTGATGATCCTGCCCAGTCCTCTATTCCTCCAGCAGCGACATTTGGACAGCCCAATTTACTTGCATCCTCGAACTTCATGTTCGGTGCCCCAGCTGCTCCTGGTGGGCTATCAACCTTTCAATTTGGCAGCCAGCAGAATAGTTTCATTCCTCAGAGCCAGTCTCCATTCCAACAGTCTGGAAATGCAGATTTTGCAGGAGGAAGCTTTTCTTTGGGAAGTAGCGGGGGTGAGAAATCTGGTCGAAGAATTGTGAGAGTAAGACGAGATAAGCACAGGAAAAAGTAA
- the LOC103975997 gene encoding E3 ubiquitin-protein ligase RHF2A isoform X4: protein MLVMMHAASVWKPSVKVILRRYAVMYKYVTGCKHEFHLQCILEWCQRSSQCPMCWQSISLKDSTSQELLEAVERERNIRLNHARTTTIFHHPALGDFELQHVGSSIMLPVGGSDAELEERIIQHLAAAAAMGRAHHIARREGRVRSGSHGRPQYLVFSTNSNTPSVGSVSASSAPIGENELAPAIIAADSSATITTPGEEPAEVTNVSPAHASQVPFLTPGSSSNPQRSSISSPRTPAQSSPVSQEPGPSDFQSFSETLKSRLNAVSMRYKESIAKSTRGWRERLFSRNSTVADIGSEVRREVNAGIATVSRMMERLDTRETRRMSGVSAPPSDEVHSVMEPTNEGVTANHANTHPNNSTTPSSCIASSGPN from the exons ATGCTTGTGATGATGCATGCAGCATCTGTCTGGAAGCCTTCTGTGAAAGTGATCCTTCGACGGTATGCtgttatgtataaatat GTTACTGGTTGCAAGCATGAGTTCCATCTACAGTGCATTCTTGAATG GTGCCAGAGAAGCTCTCAGTGTCCTATGTGTTGGCAGTCAATCAGTTTGAAGGATTCCACCAG CCAAGAACTATTGGAGGCTGTAGAGCGGGAAAGGAACATTAGACTTAACCATGCACGGACTACCACCATTTTTCATCATCCAGCACTTGGTGATTTCGAATTGCAGCATGTTGGTAGTTCCATAATG TTGCCAGTTGGTGGAAGTGATGCTGAACTCGAAGAGCGTATTATTCAGCacttagctgctgctgctgccatggGAAGAGCTCACCACATTGCTAGAAGAGAAGGACGGGTCAGATCAGGTTCTCATGGTCGCCCACAGTATCTGGTTTTCTCTACAAATTCAAACACCCCTTCTGTGGGCTCGGTATCTGCCTCATCTGCTCCAATAGGAGAAAATGAATTAGCTCCTGCAATAATTGCTGCTGATTCATCAGCTACTATAACTACTCCAGGAGAGGAACCTGCTGAAGTGACAAATGTTAGCCCAGCTCATGCTAGCCAGGTTCCTTTCTTGACGCCAGGTAGCAGCAGTAATCCACAAAGGTCCAGTATATCTAGTCCCAG GACACCTGCACAATCATCTCCGGTTAGCCAAGAACCAGGACCATCAGACTTCCAATCCTTCTCAGAGACTCTGAAATCTCGCCTTAATGCTGTGTCAATGAG GTACAAGGAATCTATTGCTAAGAGCACCCGAGGATGGAGGGAGCGGCTGTTTTCACGTAATAGTACTGTGGCAGATATTGGTTCTGAAGTCAGGAGAGAAGTTAATGCTGGAATTGCTACTGTGTCACGGATGATGGAACGCTTGGACACGAGGGAAACTAGAAGAATGTCTGGTGTGTCTGCTCCACCAAGTGATGAAGTGCACTCAGTTATGGAACCAACTAACGAGGGTGTTACTGCCAATCATGCTAACACTCATCCAAACAATAGTACTACGccatcttcttgcattgcaagttCAGGTCCCAATTAA
- the LOC103975997 gene encoding E3 ubiquitin-protein ligase RHF2A isoform X2 — protein sequence MDETAKMESHLSSAAAFVEGGIQDACDDACSICLEAFCESDPSTVTGCKHEFHLQCILEWCQRSSQCPMCWQSISLKDSTSQELLEAVERERNIRLNHARTTTIFHHPALGDFELQHLPVGGSDAELEERIIQHLAAAAAMGRAHHIARREGRVRSGSHGRPQYLVFSTNSNTPSVGSVSASSAPIGENELAPAIIAADSSATITTPGEEPAEVTNVSPAHASQVPFLTPGSSSNPQRSSISSPRTPAQSSPVSQEPGPSDFQSFSETLKSRLNAVSMRYKESIAKSTRGWRERLFSRNSTVADIGSEVRREVNAGIATVSRMMERLDTRETRRMSGVSAPPSDEVHSVMEPTNEGVTANHANTHPNNSTTPSSCIASSGPN from the exons ATGGACGAGACTGCAAAGATGGAGAGCCATCTATCATCAGCTGCGGCTTTTGTGGAAGGAGGAATTCAGGATGCTTGTGATGATGCATGCAGCATCTGTCTGGAAGCCTTCTGTGAAAGTGATCCTTCGACG GTTACTGGTTGCAAGCATGAGTTCCATCTACAGTGCATTCTTGAATG GTGCCAGAGAAGCTCTCAGTGTCCTATGTGTTGGCAGTCAATCAGTTTGAAGGATTCCACCAG CCAAGAACTATTGGAGGCTGTAGAGCGGGAAAGGAACATTAGACTTAACCATGCACGGACTACCACCATTTTTCATCATCCAGCACTTGGTGATTTCGAATTGCAGCAT TTGCCAGTTGGTGGAAGTGATGCTGAACTCGAAGAGCGTATTATTCAGCacttagctgctgctgctgccatggGAAGAGCTCACCACATTGCTAGAAGAGAAGGACGGGTCAGATCAGGTTCTCATGGTCGCCCACAGTATCTGGTTTTCTCTACAAATTCAAACACCCCTTCTGTGGGCTCGGTATCTGCCTCATCTGCTCCAATAGGAGAAAATGAATTAGCTCCTGCAATAATTGCTGCTGATTCATCAGCTACTATAACTACTCCAGGAGAGGAACCTGCTGAAGTGACAAATGTTAGCCCAGCTCATGCTAGCCAGGTTCCTTTCTTGACGCCAGGTAGCAGCAGTAATCCACAAAGGTCCAGTATATCTAGTCCCAG GACACCTGCACAATCATCTCCGGTTAGCCAAGAACCAGGACCATCAGACTTCCAATCCTTCTCAGAGACTCTGAAATCTCGCCTTAATGCTGTGTCAATGAG GTACAAGGAATCTATTGCTAAGAGCACCCGAGGATGGAGGGAGCGGCTGTTTTCACGTAATAGTACTGTGGCAGATATTGGTTCTGAAGTCAGGAGAGAAGTTAATGCTGGAATTGCTACTGTGTCACGGATGATGGAACGCTTGGACACGAGGGAAACTAGAAGAATGTCTGGTGTGTCTGCTCCACCAAGTGATGAAGTGCACTCAGTTATGGAACCAACTAACGAGGGTGTTACTGCCAATCATGCTAACACTCATCCAAACAATAGTACTACGccatcttcttgcattgcaagttCAGGTCCCAATTAA
- the LOC103975997 gene encoding E3 ubiquitin-protein ligase RHF2A isoform X3 encodes MDETAKMESHLSSAAAFVEGGIQDACDDACSICLEAFCESDPSTVTGCKHEFHLQCILEWCQRSSQCPMCWQSISLKDSTSQELLEAVERERNIRLNHARTTTIFHHPALGDFELQHVGSSIMLPVGGSDAELEERIIQHLAAAAAMGRAHHIARREGRVRSGSHGRPQYLVFSTNSNTPSVGSVSASSAPIGENELAPAIIAADSSATITTPGEEPAEVTNVSPAHASQVPFLTPGSSSNPQRTPAQSSPVSQEPGPSDFQSFSETLKSRLNAVSMRYKESIAKSTRGWRERLFSRNSTVADIGSEVRREVNAGIATVSRMMERLDTRETRRMSGVSAPPSDEVHSVMEPTNEGVTANHANTHPNNSTTPSSCIASSGPN; translated from the exons ATGGACGAGACTGCAAAGATGGAGAGCCATCTATCATCAGCTGCGGCTTTTGTGGAAGGAGGAATTCAGGATGCTTGTGATGATGCATGCAGCATCTGTCTGGAAGCCTTCTGTGAAAGTGATCCTTCGACG GTTACTGGTTGCAAGCATGAGTTCCATCTACAGTGCATTCTTGAATG GTGCCAGAGAAGCTCTCAGTGTCCTATGTGTTGGCAGTCAATCAGTTTGAAGGATTCCACCAG CCAAGAACTATTGGAGGCTGTAGAGCGGGAAAGGAACATTAGACTTAACCATGCACGGACTACCACCATTTTTCATCATCCAGCACTTGGTGATTTCGAATTGCAGCATGTTGGTAGTTCCATAATG TTGCCAGTTGGTGGAAGTGATGCTGAACTCGAAGAGCGTATTATTCAGCacttagctgctgctgctgccatggGAAGAGCTCACCACATTGCTAGAAGAGAAGGACGGGTCAGATCAGGTTCTCATGGTCGCCCACAGTATCTGGTTTTCTCTACAAATTCAAACACCCCTTCTGTGGGCTCGGTATCTGCCTCATCTGCTCCAATAGGAGAAAATGAATTAGCTCCTGCAATAATTGCTGCTGATTCATCAGCTACTATAACTACTCCAGGAGAGGAACCTGCTGAAGTGACAAATGTTAGCCCAGCTCATGCTAGCCAGGTTCCTTTCTTGACGCCAGGTAGCAGCAGTAATCCACAAAG GACACCTGCACAATCATCTCCGGTTAGCCAAGAACCAGGACCATCAGACTTCCAATCCTTCTCAGAGACTCTGAAATCTCGCCTTAATGCTGTGTCAATGAG GTACAAGGAATCTATTGCTAAGAGCACCCGAGGATGGAGGGAGCGGCTGTTTTCACGTAATAGTACTGTGGCAGATATTGGTTCTGAAGTCAGGAGAGAAGTTAATGCTGGAATTGCTACTGTGTCACGGATGATGGAACGCTTGGACACGAGGGAAACTAGAAGAATGTCTGGTGTGTCTGCTCCACCAAGTGATGAAGTGCACTCAGTTATGGAACCAACTAACGAGGGTGTTACTGCCAATCATGCTAACACTCATCCAAACAATAGTACTACGccatcttcttgcattgcaagttCAGGTCCCAATTAA
- the LOC103975997 gene encoding E3 ubiquitin-protein ligase RHF2A isoform X1 gives MDETAKMESHLSSAAAFVEGGIQDACDDACSICLEAFCESDPSTVTGCKHEFHLQCILEWCQRSSQCPMCWQSISLKDSTSQELLEAVERERNIRLNHARTTTIFHHPALGDFELQHVGSSIMLPVGGSDAELEERIIQHLAAAAAMGRAHHIARREGRVRSGSHGRPQYLVFSTNSNTPSVGSVSASSAPIGENELAPAIIAADSSATITTPGEEPAEVTNVSPAHASQVPFLTPGSSSNPQRSSISSPRTPAQSSPVSQEPGPSDFQSFSETLKSRLNAVSMRYKESIAKSTRGWRERLFSRNSTVADIGSEVRREVNAGIATVSRMMERLDTRETRRMSGVSAPPSDEVHSVMEPTNEGVTANHANTHPNNSTTPSSCIASSGPN, from the exons ATGGACGAGACTGCAAAGATGGAGAGCCATCTATCATCAGCTGCGGCTTTTGTGGAAGGAGGAATTCAGGATGCTTGTGATGATGCATGCAGCATCTGTCTGGAAGCCTTCTGTGAAAGTGATCCTTCGACG GTTACTGGTTGCAAGCATGAGTTCCATCTACAGTGCATTCTTGAATG GTGCCAGAGAAGCTCTCAGTGTCCTATGTGTTGGCAGTCAATCAGTTTGAAGGATTCCACCAG CCAAGAACTATTGGAGGCTGTAGAGCGGGAAAGGAACATTAGACTTAACCATGCACGGACTACCACCATTTTTCATCATCCAGCACTTGGTGATTTCGAATTGCAGCATGTTGGTAGTTCCATAATG TTGCCAGTTGGTGGAAGTGATGCTGAACTCGAAGAGCGTATTATTCAGCacttagctgctgctgctgccatggGAAGAGCTCACCACATTGCTAGAAGAGAAGGACGGGTCAGATCAGGTTCTCATGGTCGCCCACAGTATCTGGTTTTCTCTACAAATTCAAACACCCCTTCTGTGGGCTCGGTATCTGCCTCATCTGCTCCAATAGGAGAAAATGAATTAGCTCCTGCAATAATTGCTGCTGATTCATCAGCTACTATAACTACTCCAGGAGAGGAACCTGCTGAAGTGACAAATGTTAGCCCAGCTCATGCTAGCCAGGTTCCTTTCTTGACGCCAGGTAGCAGCAGTAATCCACAAAGGTCCAGTATATCTAGTCCCAG GACACCTGCACAATCATCTCCGGTTAGCCAAGAACCAGGACCATCAGACTTCCAATCCTTCTCAGAGACTCTGAAATCTCGCCTTAATGCTGTGTCAATGAG GTACAAGGAATCTATTGCTAAGAGCACCCGAGGATGGAGGGAGCGGCTGTTTTCACGTAATAGTACTGTGGCAGATATTGGTTCTGAAGTCAGGAGAGAAGTTAATGCTGGAATTGCTACTGTGTCACGGATGATGGAACGCTTGGACACGAGGGAAACTAGAAGAATGTCTGGTGTGTCTGCTCCACCAAGTGATGAAGTGCACTCAGTTATGGAACCAACTAACGAGGGTGTTACTGCCAATCATGCTAACACTCATCCAAACAATAGTACTACGccatcttcttgcattgcaagttCAGGTCCCAATTAA
- the LOC135630784 gene encoding probable NAD(P)H dehydrogenase (quinone) FQR1-like 1, translating into MGKGGGCFQSKRRQRGPGIASDKATTVESNAHVPAQEKTEGSAEIVEPAVPPLAVERKLKIFIVFYSMYGHVEALAKQIKKGVDGTEGVEGVLYRVAETLPSDVLEKMLAPPKDPAIPVIAASELADADGILFGFPTRYGCMAAQIKAFFDSTGQLWREQKLAGKPAGLFVSTGTQGGGQETTAWTAITQLAHHGMLFVPVGYTFGADMFKMDELRGGSPYGAGTFAGDGTRKPTEVELALAEYQGKYMASIVKRLNYT; encoded by the exons ATGGGGAAAGGAGGAGGTTGCTTCCAGAGCAAGAGGCGGCAGCGAGGGCCAGGGATAGCCTCAGATAAAGCAACCACCGTTGAGAGCAACGCTCACGTCCCCGCCCAGGAGAAGACCGAAGGCAGTGCAGAGATCGTCGAACCTGCTGTACCGCCGCTGGCCGTGGAGCGCAAGCTCAAGATCTTCATCGTGTTCTACTCCATGTACGGCCACGTTGAGGCCCTCGCAAAGCAGATTAAGAAGGGGGTGGATGGCACCGAAGGTGTGGAGGGTGTCCTGTATCGTGTTGCAGAGACCCTCCCATCGGACGTCTTGGAGAAGATGCTTGCTCCTCCCAAGGATCCAGCAATTCCAGTGATAGCTGCCTCAGAGCTGGCCGACGCAGATGGGATACTGTTCGGGTTTCCGACGAGGTATGGGTGCATGGCAGCTCAGATCAAGGCATTCTTTGATTCTACTGGACAGCTATGGAGGGAGCAGAAGCTCGCAGGGAAGCCTGCCGGACTCTTCGTGAGCACTGGGACACAAGGAGGAGGGCAAGAAACCACTGC TTGGACTGCAATCACCCAATTGGCACATCATGGAATGCTCTTCGTTCCTGTTGGATACACCTTCGGAGCTGATATGTTCAAGATGGATGAACTCAGAGGTGGTTCTCCATATGGTGCTGGTACTTTTGCTGGAGATGGCACGAGGAAACCTACCGAAGTGGAGCTCGCTCTTGCTGAGTACCAGGGGAAGTATATGGCTTCCATTGTCAAGAGACTGAATTATACATGA